A genomic segment from Paenibacillus sp. FSL K6-1096 encodes:
- a CDS encoding MFS transporter, which produces MRFNVSSKESSTLLKMRGLYLFTGLAGGSFNPYVTSLLVHQGMTSRNIGTMMAFGTLLAILFQPLWGILVDRYQRTRLVLMLTLVVPGTIVYLYNVKWLAVIVMVYSIYTIFQSTQTPIADSYAVSAATAAGTSFGTIRLFGSIGTALGGYLGGLYLNWLGVTELWIPFLLFNLLALMLVITIPVNVERRTNNVTFTSGIRRLLGNRVFLLFLAGCFLVNQTLTAFNSFFVLTFQMAGGSFAWSGIALLIASITSVPAMLVASKVLSKYGYEKTLMLASIAYMLRWAIQWLIPVPAVMIGVQTLHGLSFGFFYIAAVEYVASITGKELQATGQSLFNMVFVGLGGMAGNLLNGYLLDTGGPRLMYFSCTVSAALGAVLLYRVKSASRAPQQHS; this is translated from the coding sequence ATGAGATTCAATGTAAGCAGCAAGGAAAGCAGCACACTCCTGAAAATGCGCGGGCTCTATCTGTTCACGGGCCTGGCGGGAGGCAGCTTCAACCCTTACGTCACCTCTCTTCTGGTGCATCAGGGGATGACCAGCCGGAACATCGGAACGATGATGGCCTTCGGCACCTTGCTTGCGATTCTGTTTCAGCCTTTGTGGGGGATTCTGGTGGACCGCTATCAGCGGACAAGGCTGGTGCTGATGCTCACCCTGGTTGTTCCGGGAACGATAGTCTATCTGTACAATGTCAAATGGCTTGCAGTTATCGTTATGGTATATAGTATATATACGATTTTTCAGAGTACACAGACGCCGATTGCCGATTCCTATGCTGTCAGTGCGGCTACTGCCGCAGGCACCTCCTTCGGGACGATCCGCCTGTTCGGCAGTATCGGGACGGCGCTCGGCGGATACCTTGGCGGATTATATCTGAACTGGCTGGGGGTTACGGAGCTGTGGATTCCGTTCCTGCTCTTCAATCTGCTGGCTCTGATGCTGGTCATCACGATTCCGGTGAATGTGGAGCGGCGGACGAACAATGTCACCTTCACCAGCGGCATCCGGCGGCTGCTGGGTAACCGGGTCTTCCTGCTCTTTCTGGCCGGCTGCTTCCTGGTGAATCAGACGCTGACGGCGTTCAACTCCTTTTTTGTTCTGACGTTCCAGATGGCGGGCGGCAGCTTCGCCTGGTCCGGGATTGCGCTCCTGATCGCTTCGATCACCAGCGTCCCGGCTATGCTCGTTGCCTCCAAGGTTCTCAGCAAATACGGCTATGAGAAAACACTGATGCTCGCCTCCATAGCTTACATGCTCCGCTGGGCCATCCAGTGGCTCATTCCCGTTCCGGCTGTTATGATAGGAGTCCAGACGCTGCACGGCCTGTCGTTCGGCTTCTTCTATATCGCCGCCGTGGAGTATGTGGCCTCCATCACCGGCAAAGAGCTGCAGGCCACAGGACAGAGCCTGTTCAATATGGTGTTCGTAGGTCTCGGCGGCATGGCCGGGAATCTGCTGAACGGCTATCTGCTGGATACCGGCGGACCGCGGCTGATGTATTTCTCGTGTACCGTCAGTGCTGCGCTGGGCGCAGTGCTGCTGTACCGGGTCAAGTCGGCCTCGCGCGCGCCGCAGCAGCATTCATAA